In Vitis riparia cultivar Riparia Gloire de Montpellier isolate 1030 chromosome 19, EGFV_Vit.rip_1.0, whole genome shotgun sequence, the following proteins share a genomic window:
- the LOC117908272 gene encoding DNA repair protein XRCC4-like has translation MEPTPRHSCLKLQIPNQSESIFIKATWFPSHFHLSITDGLHTWLCNASEDEVRERATQWDQPVSDYIALAERFLGFQQPGSVYGFSDAGDGHRRLSWTFEKEWTKLEWRWKCGPFIGATLVTL, from the coding sequence ATGGAGCCGACACCCAGACATTCATGCTTGAAGCTTCAAATTCCTAACCAATCGGAATCCATCTTCATCAAGGCCACCTGGTTTCCTTCCCATTTCCACCTCTCTATCACCGACGGCCTCCACACCTGGCTCTGTAATGCATCGGAAGACGAGGTCCGAGAGCGAGCCACCCAGTGGGATCAACCCGTTTCTGATTACATCGCCTTGGCTGAACGGTTCCTAGGGTTTCAGCAGCCTGGTTCGGTTTACGGGTTCTCCGACGCGGGTGACGGCCACAGAAGATTGTCATGGACATTTGAGAAGGAATGGACTAAGCTAGAATGGCGGTGGAAATGTGGACCCTTCATAGGAGCTACTCTAGTTACCCTGTAG